The Gammaproteobacteria bacterium nucleotide sequence AAGTCACATAATTGCCCACCATAAGGCGGTATTGAAAACTTCATCTAAGTCTCGATCTCCATAGTCGATATTGCTGCCCATTCTACTACGCTAAACATGAACAAGTGCAAAAAGTGTCGGCTATCAACCCGATTTATTGAGTATTTTTATCAAAGTGCTATTTTCATGAACCCAGCCGTACCCGATTATCAAAAAGACTGCTTAAATGCCGCTAAAAACGCTTCATATTCACTCTGTGGCAGGTCATTAATGCCTGCTGCCGCTTGACGACCGCCGCCGGTGGCAAACTGACGACATAATATATCGGCACCTGTTTTATTATTCAACGGTGCCCGTACACTCACCAGATAGTTCTGATTCGCCTTTTCGGTTAAAACCGCATGCGCTCGACCTGGGGTTTTTTGTGCTAAATCATTAGCATAGATACCACTAACCCGTCTTGCCCACTTTTCATCAGGCAATATATATAAGGTATGCCCTTCATCCTCATAGGCAGGTCTTAATGCCCCAACCCTGGCAAAGTCATCCTGGTAGGCCTGTAATAATTGCTGATAGCCCGCCTCTTGTGCAATAAAATCAAATGGGTTCTCATAGGGCTTAATCAACTGATAGAGTGCATCGGGTGCAAAGATCAGGTCATCCAGCGAGGAACCATAACCGTTGTAATTAATACAGGTGCCCAATAACTTTAATTGCTCTAACTGATCCTTACCTAGCTGCAAGGGGCTCGCCGCAGCCTCAGCTGCACTAAATAGATTATCACCAAAGGCTGCCGTCACCGCCCATGCCAGGTATTGTCCATCCAGGTATTCATTCACCAATAAACTGGTACAGACATCAGGTGATGTATCAATGTGAACCTCCAAGGACTTATACTGCGGAATATCACCGGCAAAATGATGATCAAAGTAGATCATTTCTGCGTCCTGATTTAACAAACGCGTCAACTCATCACGGTTTTTATCCAGCGAGATATCCAGCACCGTAATATAATCGCCAGCTTCAGCCTGAACCTTTTTTAGCAAGGCAATATCACGCTTAACCCCGGTAACCAGTACACTTTCCACTGGATTCGCCAAACGCAACTGATGCAATGCACAAATCCCGTCTGCATCACCGTTAAACACGTCAATTTTTTTCATTTTCAGCCACTTCTGTTACTTTCAATTAAGTCTATACGCACTGGATTTTAAGGTTAACTTGTCAATTATTGATATGTATATTGCATTTTTTATTTTACTTGATGTGCTGATAAGACATACCTCATATTCAGTTCCATCATATTCAAACACTCTTGTCCACCGATCTTCCCGGCTATTTTTATACATTAGCACACTTTTAATATTTGAAGATATCGAACTATGGAGTATTGCCCATATCTCATTCATATTCTCTTTTGATTTTCTAAGAAGCATATTCCATACCGGACTCTTTCTATACGGATCAGGTATAACCAATTTCTTAAAACTCATGCAATTCACCGATTCAATAATAAAATTTGTCCCCCCCATATAATCTGTGCCAAACACCATTTTCCCATCATCTTCAATCATTGATATATAGCCACCGGTCTGTATATGGAATCTATTCACCAGTCTCCATGCGGATTTTTCCTGCGCGGTTAAATCATCATTGATCCATAAACGTTTTTTATTATCACCATCGGTTACAATCAATCCACCAAGTAGATTGCTATATCTAACAAGATGAACATGTTTATTGGCACCCTTGCCGACTAAAAAATCAGATCTATTCCATGACACCCCTTCATCATCACTGTAATACAGGTATGCACATGACTCCCAACCACAACCATTACCCTTGAATACCGAGGCATATTCCCCAACAACAAGCCGCCCATCGGGTGATTCTGTCATACCGTTATTCAATAAAAAATAACTTTCTGCTGAAGAAAAAACCAGCGTTTTTTCAAATACCATCCCATCATCCAGGCTGCGGAAAAGAGCCCCTTTAATACAGACAAAGATAGTGTTTTTTTCCGAAATAAAAATAGATTTTATCTTACCCGGGAACCTGTACATCAATACTATACTTTCTCCGTCATCAGCACTTTTATACAAGCCATCTTCATCGTCATATAATCTTCCAATAATATTATTATCACTATCAAATGACATAACCGCCCAGGGGAAAACCTCTTTCCTTATGCTGATCCCTCGGCTAATAAAAAAACCACTCACCTTATCATTAATACACAACCCATCACCATTCAGAAACAGGGTGTCATCATTACAAAATGATAGATATTTTTTATTTCGAAAAAATCCAGTCTTATGAATCAACTCCCAAACAAGAAAGGAAATAAATTCCACCAACTTCCCTGTCCTGACTATTGTTATAAGAAAAGAGGGTATCTTAAAGAGAAAACGATACCCCATATCGCTCTCAAAAAATGAACTGTATGAATTACAGATAGGGCGTTTAAAATCCTTTTTTTCCCCCGAAACATTTTAATCCCTTTTGTTTTGACAATAAATAGAGGTAAACCAGGCAAAGCGCTTCATAAAAGGGAAGTAATGAAAAATAAATTTATCTGTATTTCCCAACACCGTGCTTAATACCCCGGCAACTGACTTATTAGTATAGCGAGATAAATGAATCGCCATCATATAAAAAAGATGGAACTCTTTGTGAACAACAGTGTGAAAATCTTTTTCCAGATCCTTTATCTCATGAAAATTCAAATAACCACGAATGGATTTCACATAACGGATCTTGTCCGCAGTTCGCGCAAACAATTTTCGACGTAAACGATATAGATTAATAAAAGGATTATATGGCAGGTTTTCTATAAGAATAAGGATTCCATTTTTTTTAAGAATCCTTTTATACTCAGCCAAGGCAACATCTCGCCT carries:
- a CDS encoding class I SAM-dependent methyltransferase, yielding MKKEASKEDLEKEVVSEPYFGKAVAFALDHCGDVSGKKILDAGCGKGLYSVFFALKGAEVTGVDLNVSALDIAKKRALEYGVQDKCSFLHSSTESMSIDAASMDVIFSKSTIQYMRRDVALAEYKRILKKNGILILIENLPYNPFINLYRLRRKLFARTADKIRYVKSIRGYLNFHEIKDLEKDFHTVVHKEFHLFYMMAIHLSRYTNKSVAGVLSTVLGNTDKFIFHYFPFMKRFAWFTSIYCQNKRD
- a CDS encoding DHH family phosphoesterase, with protein sequence MKKIDVFNGDADGICALHQLRLANPVESVLVTGVKRDIALLKKVQAEAGDYITVLDISLDKNRDELTRLLNQDAEMIYFDHHFAGDIPQYKSLEVHIDTSPDVCTSLLVNEYLDGQYLAWAVTAAFGDNLFSAAEAAASPLQLGKDQLEQLKLLGTCINYNGYGSSLDDLIFAPDALYQLIKPYENPFDFIAQEAGYQQLLQAYQDDFARVGALRPAYEDEGHTLYILPDEKWARRVSGIYANDLAQKTPGRAHAVLTEKANQNYLVSVRAPLNNKTGADILCRQFATGGGRQAAAGINDLPQSEYEAFLAAFKQSF
- a CDS encoding exo-alpha-sialidase, producing the protein MEFISFLVWELIHKTGFFRNKKYLSFCNDDTLFLNGDGLCINDKVSGFFISRGISIRKEVFPWAVMSFDSDNNIIGRLYDDEDGLYKSADDGESIVLMYRFPGKIKSIFISEKNTIFVCIKGALFRSLDDGMVFEKTLVFSSAESYFLLNNGMTESPDGRLVVGEYASVFKGNGCGWESCAYLYYSDDEGVSWNRSDFLVGKGANKHVHLVRYSNLLGGLIVTDGDNKKRLWINDDLTAQEKSAWRLVNRFHIQTGGYISMIEDDGKMVFGTDYMGGTNFIIESVNCMSFKKLVIPDPYRKSPVWNMLLRKSKENMNEIWAILHSSISSNIKSVLMYKNSREDRWTRVFEYDGTEYEVCLISTSSKIKNAIYISIIDKLTLKSSAYRLN